One part of the Desulfovibrio sp. genome encodes these proteins:
- a CDS encoding beta-ketoacyl synthase chain length factor, with product MSTALSVAGAGLVHSLGGKDALAAVQLGQTPVFSTPDVSSLAALLPGVSLRRIPRYARMALLAAVQALDEAGWRQKEVLHNTALVFGTAYSSSQMSMDFMDSILDNGPHLSSPTAFSHAVNNMGAGLLSLLLGIEGPCFTISQFELSFAGAASTATALLNAGRVERVLLCAVDECDSRFLHCCPQYLQGKHPLTEGAVALCLTREMAGTSLLRVCWEQQPEVCAPVFASGTAAGPASGTASGPDWINNEYLYGHGPLAQALDVMLALNMAQTARAKVVNCVCAAAVSGRQAIIEVRGA from the coding sequence ATGAGTACTGCGCTTTCTGTGGCAGGTGCCGGGCTAGTGCACAGTCTGGGCGGCAAGGATGCCCTTGCAGCCGTACAGCTTGGGCAAACCCCTGTCTTTTCCACTCCTGATGTTTCATCGCTCGCGGCATTGTTGCCGGGTGTTTCGCTGCGCCGCATTCCGCGTTATGCGCGCATGGCGCTTTTGGCCGCAGTGCAGGCTCTGGATGAGGCTGGCTGGCGGCAAAAAGAAGTGTTGCACAATACCGCGCTTGTTTTTGGCACTGCCTACAGCAGCTCGCAAATGAGCATGGATTTCATGGATTCCATTCTGGACAATGGGCCACATCTGTCCTCGCCAACTGCCTTTTCACACGCTGTTAATAATATGGGCGCTGGCCTGCTCAGCCTGTTGCTTGGTATTGAGGGGCCGTGTTTTACCATTTCGCAGTTTGAGCTTTCTTTTGCCGGGGCTGCAAGCACTGCAACAGCTTTGCTGAACGCGGGACGTGTAGAGAGGGTTTTGCTGTGTGCCGTAGACGAATGCGACAGCCGTTTTCTTCACTGCTGCCCTCAGTACCTGCAAGGCAAGCACCCGCTGACCGAAGGGGCTGTTGCCCTGTGTCTGACCAGAGAAATGGCGGGTACCTCATTATTGCGGGTATGCTGGGAGCAGCAACCTGAAGTATGTGCCCCTGTTTTCGCCTCTGGAACTGCCGCCGGGCCCGCTTCTGGGACAGCATCTGGACCAGACTGGATAAATAATGAGTACCTGTATGGGCATGGTCCATTGGCGCAGGCTCTGGATGTGATGCTGGCCTTGAACATGGCGCAAACCGCCAGGGCCAAAGTTGTTAACTGTGTCTGCGCTGCTGCTGTGAGCGGCAGGCAGGCCATAATTGAAGTGCGGGGTGCATAA
- a CDS encoding AMP-binding protein, whose amino-acid sequence MFHTTATAPGVGALCGDLAQQVLQQWENSDRSLTFFTSGSTGKPKPCTHKESHIRQEVTSLAPIVADRTSALVTVPMHHMYGFTFGLLLPLSLGVPIRSVPPLPTTVEAQMCPGDLVISIPLLLSRFVDMRGWQTTSSEAGQGITLLTGTSPTPPEVMYALERQAFRVMEFFGSSEMGVVCGRFEPEADYELLPHVERGEGEHINALVRCLPDGLVQHYPLMDNVTWTGQRHLRPGARIDKAVQVGGINVFPQYVASVIERHEGVKQCLVRLMRQDEGYRLKAFVVPAPNCDVPALHKALVQYARRELSDVQRPGAYTFGPDIPRGPLGKPMDW is encoded by the coding sequence ATGTTTCACACAACTGCGACAGCACCCGGGGTTGGGGCGCTGTGCGGCGATTTGGCGCAACAGGTTTTGCAGCAGTGGGAAAACAGCGATCGTTCGCTCACGTTTTTTACTTCCGGTTCAACCGGAAAACCCAAACCCTGCACGCATAAAGAAAGCCATATTCGGCAGGAAGTGACCAGTCTGGCCCCCATTGTGGCCGACAGAACCTCGGCTCTGGTTACGGTTCCCATGCATCACATGTATGGCTTTACCTTTGGGCTGCTGTTACCCCTGAGCCTGGGCGTGCCCATTCGCAGCGTGCCGCCATTGCCCACAACGGTTGAAGCGCAGATGTGCCCCGGTGATCTTGTTATCAGCATACCCTTGTTGCTGTCGCGCTTTGTGGATATGCGAGGGTGGCAGACCACCTCCTCTGAAGCGGGACAGGGTATAACCCTGCTAACCGGAACTTCGCCCACGCCGCCAGAGGTGATGTATGCGCTGGAGCGGCAGGCATTTCGCGTCATGGAGTTTTTTGGGTCGTCCGAAATGGGCGTGGTTTGTGGCCGCTTTGAGCCTGAGGCCGATTATGAGCTGCTGCCCCATGTAGAGCGTGGGGAAGGGGAGCATATCAACGCACTGGTGCGCTGCCTGCCGGACGGCCTGGTGCAGCACTACCCCCTGATGGATAACGTAACCTGGACAGGCCAACGGCATTTGCGCCCGGGCGCACGCATCGACAAGGCCGTGCAGGTGGGGGGCATCAATGTGTTTCCCCAGTATGTGGCTTCGGTAATTGAGCGGCATGAAGGGGTCAAACAGTGCCTGGTGCGGCTAATGCGGCAGGACGAGGGGTACAGGCTCAAAGCCTTTGTTGTGCCAGCGCCGAATTGTGATGTTCCGGCACTGCACAAGGCCCTGGTTCAGTACGCACGCCGTGAGCTGAGCGACGTGCAGCGCCCCGGAGCCTATACCTTTGGCCCGGATATTCCCCGAGGGCCGCTTGGTAAGCCCATGGACTGGTAA
- a CDS encoding M23 family metallopeptidase: MRYSRLFSIAIIALITSACVGNTNPHTPRLDNNADIRADNYTEKLRKPVENGKITDSSTSDLHVMPTKGTLSSNYGNRKLSKKKKAREHKGVDLSAKRGAAVVSAATGHVTFAGRKGAYGYMIEIDHGNGLVTRYAHLDKITVKGGVKVKAGQTIGTVGRTGRTTGVNLHFEVLKFNQQVDPLSVVCWG, translated from the coding sequence ATGCGATATTCACGTTTATTTTCCATTGCCATAATTGCATTGATTACTTCAGCTTGTGTTGGCAATACAAATCCCCACACTCCACGGCTTGACAATAATGCCGACATTCGCGCCGACAACTACACAGAAAAGCTTCGCAAACCTGTCGAAAACGGCAAGATCACAGATTCCAGCACCTCAGACCTGCATGTAATGCCAACAAAGGGCACACTTTCTTCTAATTATGGCAATCGCAAGCTGAGCAAAAAAAAGAAGGCACGAGAGCACAAAGGTGTCGATTTAAGCGCCAAACGTGGCGCGGCGGTTGTTTCTGCAGCCACGGGGCATGTAACATTTGCTGGCCGCAAGGGCGCATACGGCTACATGATAGAGATTGACCATGGCAACGGCCTAGTAACCCGCTATGCACATCTTGATAAGATAACAGTAAAGGGAGGTGTAAAAGTAAAGGCTGGCCAGACAATTGGAACTGTCGGCAGAACTGGCAGAACTACAGGTGTAAACCTGCATTTTGAAGTTCTTAAGTTCAATCAGCAGGTAGACCCTTTATCTGTTGTTTGCTGGGGATAA